In the genome of Spirochaetaceae bacterium, the window AGGTCATCACGCGCACCGCCATCGCCGGCTCGACGGTCGATTGGAACTCCAGCAGCAACAACAGGTACAGCCAGTCATCGTGGAAGCGGACTTGCCACACCAGGTCACCGTGGCGCTGCCGCAGGCGGTTGCTGACGAAGCTGGCGGGCACCGGCTTGAGGGTTGAGAAATCGAGTTCGTCGCTCCAATCGGGCGCGACGAATCCGCGCATGAGGTCCTGAACCATATGCGGTTGCGAGAACAACCGCTTGTAAGCGGGGTCGTGCATCACGAGATCCGGATCATACTACGGGTTCGTCGGCGTAGCTTCATTCCACTTCCAATCCTTGGTCTGCGTCGCGTGGATTGCGCCGATGTGCATCCGCCGCATGTCGCTTTGGCCCAGCTCCGGAGTCTCCATCACCGCCTCGGGCGTGCTACAGTAGCGCGCGTGGCGGTCGGCTATCGGAGTGTGATCATCGGCGCCAGCGGCGGGCGGGCGCGGCACCACGCGTTGGCGTATCGCCACCAGCGACGGGCGAAGCTGGTGGCGGTGTCGGCGCGCACCGTGGACAAGCGGGACAAGCGGGACGAGCTGGCCGATGCCTACGGCGTCGCCGCGCGCTACGACGACTACAGCGAGATGCTGGCCCGCGAGCGGCCCGACGTGGTGCACGTCAATACGCCGCCGGACGCGCGCCTGGAGCTGCTGGAGCAGATCGCGGCCGCCGGCGTGCCGGCGGCGATCATCGAGAAGCCGGTCGCCATCGACGGCCCCGACTGTGCCGCGCTGGCCGCGTTTGCGCGCACCTCGCCGCTGAAGGTGGCGGTCAACCACCAGCTCCACTACCACGCCCCGCGCCGGCGGCTGCAGCGGCTGGTGGCGGACGGCGCCATCGGAACGGTGCGCTTGATCGACGCCAGCACCGGCATGAACGCGGCCTACCAGGGCACGCACGCCCTGCAGTCGGTGTTCGCCTTCGCCGGCGGCGCGCAACCGACGGCGGTGCTCGGGCAGGCGGCCGGCAGCGACGGCCTGCAGCCGTCGCCGCGCAACCACTTCGCCCCCGACGACCTGCTGGCGGCGATCGACTTCGCAGGTGGGCTACGCGCCGTGCTGCGCTGCGGCAGCGGCGCGCCCCGGCTGACGGAAGCGCCGCCCGCCGCGCGCGAGGCGGTGTGGGGCCACAAGCGCATCACCGTGTACGGCGAACGCGGCCACGTCACCTGGACCATGTGGTCGTGGGAGACACTGTTGGACGGGCGCCTGGAGCGCGGCGCGCACGACTACTGGGAGCACGACGCGCCCGCCGAATCGGCCCTGGTCGATTCGGTACTGGACTGGATCGAGTCGGCACGGTCACTTCGTGAGCCGAAACACGCACCCGGTGGGCGGGAACACGACGGCAACCGAAGCACCGGCATCCCGGGCCGGCAGACCCTGGCGGACCAGGGGGCCGAACCGGACCACCCGCTGGGGCTGGCCGAGGCGACCGCGCAGTACGCGGTGCTGCTCGCCGCCTACCGCAGCGCCACCGAGCGGCGTCCGCTCGCCCTGCCCGCCGGCGACGAGTCACCGGCAATCGACGCGCTGCGGGCGGCTCTCAGTCCGGCGGCGGCGCCGTCGTGAGCCCGCCGGGCGACGCGCTGATCGACGCCGACGTCCACATCGCCACGCCGGTGGTGGAGACGCTGTATCCCTATCTCGACGCGCGCTGGGTCGAGCACTTCAGCCAGACCCTCGACAACGGCGCGAGCCAGCACTACTACCCGAAGGGGGCGCCGAACGCCGGTCCCCCGGGTGCGGGCGCCAGCCTGCAGCGGTTGCGCGCCGACGTGCTCGACGGCACCGGCGCGGAGGCGGCGATCGCCACCTGCCTGTACGCCGTGGACAGCGTGCACCATCCCGACGTGGCGGCGGCGCTGGCCGGCGCGGTCAACGACTGGCTCACCCGCGAGTGGCTTGAGCCGGAGCCGCGCCTGCGCGGGTCGGTGGTGGTGCCGATCCGGATTCCGGCGCTGGCGGTGGCCGAGATCGAACGCGTCGCCGACCGGCCCGGTTTCGTCCAGGTGTTGCTCCCGGCGCGCACCGAACACCCCCTCGGCAGCCGGCTGTACCACCCGCTGTGGGAGTGCATCGAACGCCACGGGCTGGTGGCCGGCATCCACTTCGGCGGCGCCCCGTCAACGCCGCCCACCCCCACCGGCTGGCCCTCCTACTTCATCGAGGTGTACGCCGACATGGCCGGGGTGTTCGCCACCCAGCTCACCAGCATGATCGTGGAGGGCGTGTTCGACGCCTTCCCGAAGCTGCGCGTGGCGTTCCTGGAGTCAGGCTTCACCTGGCTGCCGGCGCACCTGTGGCGCATGGACAAGGAGTGGAAGAACCTGCGCCGGCTGGTGCCGTGGGTCAAGAGGCCGCCCTCCGAGTACGTGCGCGAACACGTGCGCCTGTCCGTTCAGCCGCTCGACGCGCCGCCCGAGCCCGGCCCGCTGCTCGACGTGGTGGCGCAGCTCGGCGGCGACCACATGCTGCTGTACGCCAGCGACTACCCGCACCTGCACGCCGCCGACCCGGATCCGGCGCTGCTTGCACATTTGCCGCGCCCATTGCAAGTTAAGATTCGCAGCGAAAACGCGCGCGGCCTGTACCGGCTCTGAACCGCCGGCGGAGCCTGCGAGGAGGCGAACATGAGCCCGACCCTGACGGCACCGGCGCTGGACGCACGGGAGGCTGCCGCGACCGATCCCGCAATGACCGAGAGTGCCGCCCCGGCCCGCCCGGCGATCATCGATTGCGACCTGCACAACGAGATCGACTCGCTGAAGGATCTCTACCCCTACCTGTCGCAACGCTGGCGCGACCACCTGGACACGTTCGGCGTGCGTACCCCCAACAGCGGCTCCTATCCTCGCTTCATGGACCACCGCGAGGATGCGAGGCCGCCGTCGGGCCGCTCATCGGGCTCCGACGTGGAGTTCACCGGCCGCCACTTCCTTGATCCGTACAATGTCGCCTACGCCGTCCTGCAGCCCGCGGTGCTGGCCAACACCGCGCTCGACCTGGAACTCGGCGCCGCCCTGGCGCGCGCCTGCAACGACTGGCAGGCGGCCGAGTGGCTGGACCGGGACGAGCGCCTGCGCGCGTCGATCCTGATCACACCCGAGGATCCGGTGGCGGCCGCCGCCGAGGTGCGCCGCTGCGCGCGCGACCGGCGCTTCGTGCAGGTGCTGTTCAAGGGCCGCATGCAGGAGCCGATGGGCCGCCGCAAGTACTGGCCCATCTACGAAGCGTGCGCCGAGGAAGGAGTGCACGTGGCCAGCCACGCGTTCGGCGCCTACGGCCACCCGATCACCGGCGCCGGCCATGCCTCCTACTACATCGAGGACCACCTCAGCCCCGCCCAGTCGGTGCAGGCGAACATCACCAGCCTGGTGATGGAGGGCGTGTTCGACCGCTTCGGCGTCAAGCTGATCTCGATCGAGAACGCGTTCGCGTGGGCGCCGTCGCTGATGTGGCGCCTCGACGCCGCCTGGAAGCTGCTGCACGCCGAGGTGCCGCACGTGAGGCGCAAGCCGTCCGAGATCGTCGCCGAGCACGTCTACATCACCACCCAGCCGGTCGAGGAGCCGCCGCACCCGAGCGACTTCCACCGCCTGCTCGACCATTTCGGCGCCATGGCGGACCACCTGCTGATGGCCAGCGACTACCCGCACTGGGACAGCGACAACCCCGACGTGGTGCTGCCGCACAGCCTGCCCGAAGACCTGAAGGCGCGCATCCGCTACCACAACGCGGCCGCCCTGTATGGGTTCTAGCAGCCGGTGGTGGAGCCCGCCGGCGCACCGAGAGCGGCGCGGCGCCCGGCTGGCGGGGTGCGGCCAACGAGCCACTCGGCCATTTGTGAGCGAGGAGCAACGTAGCCGACCGGGCTGCATCGCCGCATGCAATGCAGCCGCAGTTTCGCCGCGGGCTGGTGTAGTGGAGCGCCGGTGAGCGCCAGGCGACGCGCCGCGGCGGCGCGCTACGTGGTCGCCGGGGCGGATGAGATAGCGCCGGGCGAGCGCAAGATCGTCACCGTGGCCGGGCGCTCCATCGGCGTATTCAACCTCGGCGGGGAATACTTCGCGTTGCGCAACCGCTGCCCGCACCAGGGCGGCAAGCTGTGCGAGGGCCAGCTCTGGGGCGTGCTGCAATCGGAACGGCCCGGCGAGTTCGACTACCAGCCCAGCAGGGAGGTGCTCGCCTGCCCCTGGCACGGCTGGGAGTTCCACCTGCGCACCGGCCAGTCATGGTGCGCCCCCGACAAGCTCAGGGTGAGCCGCTACGCGGTGGCCACGGTCACCGGCGCCGACCTGGTCTCCGGCGACGGCCCGCCGGACGACGCCGGTGCGCCCGCGCCGGGCATGGTAAAGGGCCCCTACGTCGCGGAAACCTACCCGGTGAAACGAGACGGCGCCTACCTGGTAGTCGAACTGCCCACCGGCGAACGCCCGACGCGCGTGCCTGCCGCGGGCAGCCGACCACCCGAGTCCGCCGCCGTTCCAGGCGGTTCGTCCGGAAATCCGTAGGTCGGCAGCCACGACGAAAAACGCGCTCCCCATCGGCGCGCCGCCGGATCGGGCTCCTTGCGCGGAAGTCCGGCCCGGACGAACAGCACCCGCCGGCGGCGAAGCGCCGCACACGGAAGTGGCACCGCGGTTGCAGGCCGGCACGCAGACTGAGGCCACGTCACAGGGAAGCGCAACCCGACAACGGCGCGCGGCGCGCGGAAGAACTTGCCGGACATCGCGCTGGTAACCGCGCAGGCCCGGGACAACCGAGATGCTCGGGATTCCCGAAATGGCGGCGCGGCCATTGGCAGACGCGGCGTCCGCGCAGGATAATAGGACAGGCGGCACCACAGGGCCGCCGCATGGAGGAGTTACGAACATGAAGATGCTGCTGGGTGGCAACTGGGTGGACCGGGCAGAGAAGATCGACGTGCTGAACCCGTTCGACGGGTCGGTCGTGGACACGGTGCCGCAATCGAGCCTCGCCGACATCGAGGAGGCGCTCGCCACCGCCGAGCGCGGCGCCCGCGTCATGGCCGACCTGACCGGCTATCAGCGCTACGAGCTGCTGATGAAGGTCGCCGACCTGATGCGCGAGCGCGCCGACGACCTGGCGCGCACCATCACCCTGGAAGAGGGCAAGATCCTCGCCGAGGCGCAGATCGAGGCCACCCGGGCACGGGAGATCATCGTGCTGTCGGCGGAAGAGGCGAAGCGCCTGTCCGGCGAGGTGATCCCGCTCGACGGCGCCCCCGGCGTGGAAGGCAAGCTCGGCTTCACGCTGCGCGTGCCGTGCGGGGTGGTGGTCGGCATCAGCCCGTTCAACTTCCCGCTGCACCTGGTGTGCCACAAGGTGGGCCCGGCGATCGCCGCCGGCAACGCGTGCATCATCAAGCCGGCCACCGACACGCCGCTGTCGGCGCTCAAGCTGATCGAGCTGTTCGTCGAGGCGGGCGTGCCGCCTGAGGCGGTGCAGTGCCTGACCGGACCGGGCGGCAGCCTCGGCAACGCCCTGTGCAGCGACCCGCGGGTGCGCAAGATCACCTTCACCGGCAGCCGCGACATCGGCGAGCGCATCTGCCAGGTGGCCGGCCTGAAGCGGGTGACCATGGAGCTCGGCTCCAACGCGCCGCTGATCGTGATGCCGGACGCGGACCCCAAGCGGGTGGCCGCGGCCGCCGCCATGAGCGGCTTCTCCAACGCCGGCCAGGTGTGCATCTCCACCCAGCGGGTGATCGCACACAACGACATCTACGGCGACCTGCTCGACGCCATGACCGACGTGGCCGCGGGCATCTCCACCGGCGATCCGCTGGCGGACGCCACCGGGATGGGGCCGATGATCCGCGAAGAGGACTCCGAGCGGGTGGCGAGCTGGGTCAGCGAGGCCGCCAGCGCCGGCGCCCGCGTGCTCACCGGCGGCGAGCGCAACGGCCAGATCTTCCAGCCCACGGTGGTGGCGGACGTGCGCCCGGAGATGAAAATCTCCTACGACGAGATCTTCGGCCCGGTGGTCGGCGTCAGCCAGGCGCCCGACATCGACACCGCCATCGAACTGGCCAACGACACCAAGTACGGCCTCAGCGCCGCCATCTTCACCCAGAACGTGGACTGGGCCATGCAGTTCGTGCGCAAGTGCGAGTCGGGCAACATTCACGTCAACTGGGGCACCCAGTGGCGCGCCGACCTGATGCCCTACGGCGGCCTCAAGGACAGCGGCATGGGCAAGGAAGGCCCCAAGTACGCCGTCCAGGAGATGACCGAAACCAAGATGGCGGTCTTCCACCTGCCCGAGTAACGCGAGCAGCCCCCGGCTCTACCCGGAAGAGCGTCCAGCGAACGTTGCGGCCCGAAACCGCGGCGCTCGTTGGAGCTCGGATCGTAGTATCTGTTGCATTCCAATATCAGGTTCGTCCTGTTCGATCTCGACGACACGCTGCTGGACCGAGCCGGAGGATTCGTGCGGATGTGCCGGGACTGGTACCGCACGTTGCCGGCCGGCGGGCGGCCAGCCGACGAGGAGCGGTTCGTCGAGCGCATGGCGGAGTGGGATCGGGATGGGCTGCCGAAGCATGAGATCTACGGCAACCTGCTGCGCTGGTGGCCCGGTTGCTTTGCCAGCGTCGAGGCTGCCATCGATTGCCACCGCACGCGGTTGGCGCGGTTTACCCCACTCGATCCGCGGACACGGGCGCTGCTGGTGCGACTGCGCCGCGGAGGACTCCGTACGGCGGTGGTGACCAACGGGTCATCCCTGTCGCAGCGGTCCAAGGTGCGGCACTGGGGACTGCCGGAACTGGTGGACGCGATCGTGGTGTCCGAAGAGCTTGGCGCGGCCAAGCCGGCCGCAGCGATATTCCGGCACGCGCTGCAACTGGTTGGAGCGGACCCGGCGCACACGCTGTTCGTCGGCGACCGTCCGGAGGCGGACATCGGCGGCGCGCAAGGAGTCGGCATGCGGACCGCATGGATTCTCCATGGGCGACGATGGGAAGCCGCCGTGCCACCGCCCGACTACGTGGTCGCCGGGGCGTGGGAAGTCGGCGACCTGCTCGGCATCTCCGTGTCGTCCTGACACCCCGGGGAACCCGGCGTCGCACCGACAGTGGCGAGGAGCCCGGCTGGCCGGTCGCAGTGAGCCGGGATGCATCGCCGCATGCAATACGACCGGAGTTCGCCACGAGCTGCCATGCGAGCGCCGGCGGGCGGCAACCCGCCGGCCGGGTTATTCTGAATGAAACCTCGCTCGACTGTGCCTACTACAGGAGAGCCTACTACAGGAGAAGCCCGTGGCAGATCATCGATTCGTCCCCACCGCCTATCACACCACCCTCGGCCCGCACGATCCGGTGCTCACCATCGAATCCGGTGACCGGGTGTTCACCACCACCGTGGACGCCGGCGGCTTCGACGCCAACGACGACGCCGTTACGCCGGCCGGCAACCCGCAGACCGGTCCGTTCCATGTGGCCGGCGCCGAGCCGGGCGACACGCTGGCCGTGCACCTGGAGCAGGTCCGTCCCAACCGCGCCCGCGGCTACACCAGGACCTGGGTGGCGGCCAACGTGCTCGATCCCGGCCACCCCACCCTGCCGGAAGACCTGCCGCCGAGCATCGACTGGACCGTGGACGTCGACGCTGGCGTCGCCTCGCCGCGCGGCGTGCCGGAACTGGCGCACTGGCGCGTGCCGCTCGCGCCGATGATCGGCTGCTTCGGAGTCGCCCCCGAGCGGCACCAGGCGATCTCCACCGCCACCTCCGAGCGCCACGGCGGCAACATGGACTGGAACGGCTTCCGGGCGGGCGTCACCGCCCTGTTCCCGGTGTTCGAACCCGGCGCCCTGTTCGCGGTCGGCGACGTGCACGCCGTCCAGGGCGACGGTGAAATCGTCGGCACCGGCATCGAGATCTCCGCCGACGTGGTGTTCCGCGTCGAGTTGCTCAAGGGCCGCGCCATCGGCTGGCCGCGCGCCCGGACGCCGGAGTGCATCGCCACCCTCGGCAACGCCCGCCCGCTCGACCAGTGCGTCCAGCACGCCACCACCGAGATGCTGCGCTGGCTTGCCGACGACTACGGCCTGGACCGCCACTTGGCCCACATCATCCTCGGCCAGGCCGCCGGCTACCAGCTCGGCAACATGTTCGACCCCGCCTACACCATGGTCTGCACCCTCTCCCACGACACCCTCCGCGCCATCACGTCGTCGCGATGACATGGCTGGCCGCAGTTCCCACCAAGTCCGACGTGAAGTGCTACAATGGGGTTTTGCTGCATGATCGTGGGAGGTGACCATCATGGCACATGACGTGATGCCCCTTGACCAGGCGGTATGGGTCGATCCGGACCGGATGAGCGGGGTGCCGTGCTTCCGTGGCAGCCGGCTGCCGGTTCAGCAGCTCTGCGGCAGCCGATCAGGCGATTCACGCCATCGAATTTGTCATGGACACGTCTGTGCTCGGCGTGGCGTTAATTGGTGATGGCGAGTCGAACAGTGTGCGACGGGCGGTGGTAAGGCTAAAGGACCAGGAACGGCCCGTACCCTTGAAGAGCCTCGGCGACGGCGCGGAGAGGCTCTTCGGTGTTGCCTTGGCGTTGGCCAACAGCCGAGGTGGATTTCTGCTGATCGACGAGGCTGAGAATGGCATTCACCACTCCGTCCAGTACGACTTGTCGACAACAGGCCGCGAATCGGGATCTGGTTGATGCCTGACAATGTGTCTGCCGGCCAAGTGGAGGAGTTCTTCGCGGGCATGATCCCGAGCGATGACCCCGTATGGCCGCGATCCGAGGCCTACATCGACGGCATACCGGCTGCTGACCGCAAGTTCGCCAGCGGCAAGGTGCTTCGCGCCAAGGTTCACTCCTGGCTGGCCACGAGAGCGGAACCGAGGATGATGGGAGCAGCGGTCGGAGCCGGGGATCTGAATGTCGGCGCTCCCGATGCGGTTCGGCTGGTAGCGTGGCTGAACAGGTTATTCAACTGACCGAGCAGGACGGTCTGCCTTCCCCAAGCGGCATCCCGGCCGCGTAGACCCGCACATAGATCGCCGCGAGCGCCGCCGCGGCGCGAACTTGACAGCGGGCGGGGCGGGGCGCAGTATCCCTTGTTACGCAAGAGCGGCGGAATCAGGCTGCG includes:
- a CDS encoding Rpn family recombination-promoting nuclease/putative transposase; translated protein: MVQDLMRGFVAPDWSDELDFSTLKPVPASFVSNRLRQRHGDLVWQVRFHDDWLYLLLLLEFQSTVEPAMAVRVMT
- a CDS encoding Gfo/Idh/MocA family oxidoreductase; translated protein: MAVGYRSVIIGASGGRARHHALAYRHQRRAKLVAVSARTVDKRDKRDELADAYGVAARYDDYSEMLARERPDVVHVNTPPDARLELLEQIAAAGVPAAIIEKPVAIDGPDCAALAAFARTSPLKVAVNHQLHYHAPRRRLQRLVADGAIGTVRLIDASTGMNAAYQGTHALQSVFAFAGGAQPTAVLGQAAGSDGLQPSPRNHFAPDDLLAAIDFAGGLRAVLRCGSGAPRLTEAPPAAREAVWGHKRITVYGERGHVTWTMWSWETLLDGRLERGAHDYWEHDAPAESALVDSVLDWIESARSLREPKHAPGGREHDGNRSTGIPGRQTLADQGAEPDHPLGLAEATAQYAVLLAAYRSATERRPLALPAGDESPAIDALRAALSPAAAPS
- a CDS encoding amidohydrolase family protein produces the protein MSPPGDALIDADVHIATPVVETLYPYLDARWVEHFSQTLDNGASQHYYPKGAPNAGPPGAGASLQRLRADVLDGTGAEAAIATCLYAVDSVHHPDVAAALAGAVNDWLTREWLEPEPRLRGSVVVPIRIPALAVAEIERVADRPGFVQVLLPARTEHPLGSRLYHPLWECIERHGLVAGIHFGGAPSTPPTPTGWPSYFIEVYADMAGVFATQLTSMIVEGVFDAFPKLRVAFLESGFTWLPAHLWRMDKEWKNLRRLVPWVKRPPSEYVREHVRLSVQPLDAPPEPGPLLDVVAQLGGDHMLLYASDYPHLHAADPDPALLAHLPRPLQVKIRSENARGLYRL
- a CDS encoding amidohydrolase family protein translates to MSPTLTAPALDAREAAATDPAMTESAAPARPAIIDCDLHNEIDSLKDLYPYLSQRWRDHLDTFGVRTPNSGSYPRFMDHREDARPPSGRSSGSDVEFTGRHFLDPYNVAYAVLQPAVLANTALDLELGAALARACNDWQAAEWLDRDERLRASILITPEDPVAAAAEVRRCARDRRFVQVLFKGRMQEPMGRRKYWPIYEACAEEGVHVASHAFGAYGHPITGAGHASYYIEDHLSPAQSVQANITSLVMEGVFDRFGVKLISIENAFAWAPSLMWRLDAAWKLLHAEVPHVRRKPSEIVAEHVYITTQPVEEPPHPSDFHRLLDHFGAMADHLLMASDYPHWDSDNPDVVLPHSLPEDLKARIRYHNAAALYGF
- a CDS encoding Rieske 2Fe-2S domain-containing protein, with the translated sequence MSARRRAAAARYVVAGADEIAPGERKIVTVAGRSIGVFNLGGEYFALRNRCPHQGGKLCEGQLWGVLQSERPGEFDYQPSREVLACPWHGWEFHLRTGQSWCAPDKLRVSRYAVATVTGADLVSGDGPPDDAGAPAPGMVKGPYVAETYPVKRDGAYLVVELPTGERPTRVPAAGSRPPESAAVPGGSSGNP
- a CDS encoding aldehyde dehydrogenase family protein, producing the protein MKMLLGGNWVDRAEKIDVLNPFDGSVVDTVPQSSLADIEEALATAERGARVMADLTGYQRYELLMKVADLMRERADDLARTITLEEGKILAEAQIEATRAREIIVLSAEEAKRLSGEVIPLDGAPGVEGKLGFTLRVPCGVVVGISPFNFPLHLVCHKVGPAIAAGNACIIKPATDTPLSALKLIELFVEAGVPPEAVQCLTGPGGSLGNALCSDPRVRKITFTGSRDIGERICQVAGLKRVTMELGSNAPLIVMPDADPKRVAAAAAMSGFSNAGQVCISTQRVIAHNDIYGDLLDAMTDVAAGISTGDPLADATGMGPMIREEDSERVASWVSEAASAGARVLTGGERNGQIFQPTVVADVRPEMKISYDEIFGPVVGVSQAPDIDTAIELANDTKYGLSAAIFTQNVDWAMQFVRKCESGNIHVNWGTQWRADLMPYGGLKDSGMGKEGPKYAVQEMTETKMAVFHLPE
- a CDS encoding HAD family hydrolase; its protein translation is MHSNIRFVLFDLDDTLLDRAGGFVRMCRDWYRTLPAGGRPADEERFVERMAEWDRDGLPKHEIYGNLLRWWPGCFASVEAAIDCHRTRLARFTPLDPRTRALLVRLRRGGLRTAVVTNGSSLSQRSKVRHWGLPELVDAIVVSEELGAAKPAAAIFRHALQLVGADPAHTLFVGDRPEADIGGAQGVGMRTAWILHGRRWEAAVPPPDYVVAGAWEVGDLLGISVSS
- a CDS encoding acetamidase/formamidase family protein; its protein translation is MADHRFVPTAYHTTLGPHDPVLTIESGDRVFTTTVDAGGFDANDDAVTPAGNPQTGPFHVAGAEPGDTLAVHLEQVRPNRARGYTRTWVAANVLDPGHPTLPEDLPPSIDWTVDVDAGVASPRGVPELAHWRVPLAPMIGCFGVAPERHQAISTATSERHGGNMDWNGFRAGVTALFPVFEPGALFAVGDVHAVQGDGEIVGTGIEISADVVFRVELLKGRAIGWPRARTPECIATLGNARPLDQCVQHATTEMLRWLADDYGLDRHLAHIILGQAAGYQLGNMFDPAYTMVCTLSHDTLRAITSSR
- a CDS encoding AAA family ATPase, with protein sequence MDTSVLGVALIGDGESNSVRRAVVRLKDQERPVPLKSLGDGAERLFGVALALANSRGGFLLIDEAENGIHHSVQYDLSTTGRESGSG